A single genomic interval of Streptomyces sp. 1222.5 harbors:
- a CDS encoding LuxR family transcriptional regulator has translation MAGPGARGTETHHTEHDADDLCAAGTAVYERALREGHVGTAEAGRAPCLLGLGLLRPTAEDARRLEPVPPAVVLHRLLRASADRIADERRREVLLAEAFEPLMRIDGRRTEDAADTPTLRVLSGTARINEAITEAMGAAHREVLCVQPHHELNTARGHASRRTAVPRDQALLDRGGRMRTLYQHTLRHLPAVASYYEQLTGDTEARSLDEVTERLIVIDRAVAFLPASADGTLALEARHPALITYFVTIFDRLWRLATPMYPQAVRRPSVGGVTARQRSIAALLVEGHTDTVIAERLGMNVRTARVHIARLAATLGSESRAQLGYLIGRSGMLDRQEETAR, from the coding sequence ATGGCCGGGCCGGGGGCGAGAGGCACGGAGACGCACCACACCGAGCACGACGCCGACGACCTGTGCGCGGCGGGCACCGCGGTCTACGAACGCGCCCTGCGCGAGGGGCACGTGGGCACCGCGGAGGCCGGGCGCGCGCCCTGTCTGCTCGGCCTCGGGCTGCTGCGGCCCACGGCGGAGGATGCCCGGCGTCTGGAGCCCGTCCCGCCGGCCGTGGTGCTGCACCGGCTGCTGCGCGCGTCGGCCGACCGGATCGCCGACGAGCGCCGACGCGAGGTCCTGCTGGCCGAGGCGTTCGAACCGCTCATGCGCATCGACGGCCGGCGGACCGAGGACGCCGCGGACACCCCGACGCTCCGGGTGCTCAGCGGCACGGCCCGGATCAACGAGGCCATCACGGAGGCCATGGGCGCGGCCCACCGGGAAGTGCTGTGCGTCCAGCCCCACCACGAGCTGAACACCGCGCGCGGCCACGCCTCCCGGCGCACCGCCGTCCCGCGCGACCAGGCCCTGCTGGACCGCGGCGGCCGGATGCGCACGCTCTACCAGCACACCCTGCGCCATCTGCCGGCCGTCGCCTCCTACTACGAGCAGCTCACGGGGGACACCGAGGCGCGCAGCCTGGACGAGGTCACCGAGCGGCTGATCGTCATCGACCGCGCGGTCGCCTTCCTCCCGGCGAGCGCCGACGGCACCCTCGCCCTGGAGGCCCGGCACCCCGCGCTGATCACGTACTTCGTGACGATCTTCGACCGGCTGTGGCGGCTGGCCACCCCCATGTACCCGCAGGCCGTCCGGCGGCCGTCCGTGGGCGGTGTCACCGCTCGCCAGCGGTCCATCGCCGCGCTCCTCGTCGAGGGCCACACGGACACGGTCATCGCGGAACGGCTGGGGATGAACGTCCGTACCGCCCGCGTCCACATCGCCCGGCTCGCCGCCACCCTCGGCAGCGAGAGCCGCGCCCAGCTCGGCTACCTCATCGGACGGTCCGGGATGCTCGACCGGCAGGAGGAGACGGCCCGGTGA